A stretch of DNA from Pseudonocardia hierapolitana:
CCGACCCGCTCAAGGGCATCTCGGCCGATGCGGCCGCGTTCTTCGGCGGGCGGTTGGAGCTGCGGGAGCCACGGGAGGTCCGCGAGCTGGCCGACGGCGCCGCGCTCGACCTCGCCGGGCTCACGCTGCGCGTCGACCACACCCCGGGCCACACCCCGGGCTCCGTCGTGTTCACCACCCCCACCGAGGAAGGCGTCGAGGTCGTGCTCGCCGGTGACACGCTCTTCGCCGGCTCGATCGGGCGCACCGACCTGCCCGGCGGCGACCACGAGCAGATGCTCGCCAGCCTGCGTGACAAGCTGCTGACCAGGACCGACGACACGGTCGTGCTGCCCGGGCACGGGCCGACCACCACGGTCGGCCGGGAGCGGGCGTCCAACCCCTTCCTCCAGGGCCTGGAGGCGCCGGCGCGGGGGCGCGGGCTGTGACCGCGCTGGAGGAGAAGGTGACGCCGTTCGCGGCGCCCAAGGGCATCCCGGAGTACTACCCGCCGGAGTCGGCCGGGTTCGCGCACGTGCGTGCCACGCTCGAGGCGGCCGCCGACCGGGCCGGGTACGGCCTGCTGGAGCTGCCCGTCTTCGAGGACACCGCGCTGTACGCCCGCGGCGTCGGGGAGTCCACCGACGTCGTGAGCAAGGAGATGTACACGTTCGCCGACCGCGGCGACCGCTCGGTCACGCTGCGGCCGGAGGGCACCGCAGGCGTCGTCCGGGCGGTGATCGAGCACGGGCTCGACCGGCACGGGCTGCCGGTCAAGCTGCGCTACTCGGGCCCGTTCTTCCGCTACGAGCGCCCGCAGGCCGGCCGGTACCGGCAGCTGCAGCAGGTCGGCGTCGAGGCGATCGGCGTGGACGACCCCGCGCTCGACGCCGAGGTGATCGCGATCGCCGACGAGGGGTTCCGCGCGCTGGGGCTCACCGGATACCGGCTGGAGATCACCTCGCTCGGCGACGCCGAATGCCGCCCGGAGTACGGGCGCCTGCTGCGCGAGTTCCTCGCGGGGCTGCCGCTCGACGAGCCGACCCGGGCCCGCGCGCAGCTCAACCCCCTGCGGGTGCTCGACGACAAGCGGCCGGAGGTGCGCGAATTCCTCACCGGCGCGCCGCTGCTGATCGACCACCTCTCGGCTGCGTCCGCCGAGCACCACGCGGCCGTGAAGCAGCACCTCGACGACCTCGGGGTGCCCTACGTCGAGAACCCGCGGATGGTCCGGGGCCTGGACTACTACACCAAGACCACGTTCGAGTTCGTGCACGACGGGCTCGGCGCGCAGTCCGGGATCGGCGGCGGCGGTCGCTACGACGGGCTGATGGCCACCCTCGGCGGGCAGCCGCTGTCGGGCGTCGGCTTCGGGCTCGGCGTCGACCGCACCCTGCTGGCCTGCAGGGCGGAGGGCGTCGCGCCCTGGTCGGAGGCCCGCTGCGAGGTCTTCGGGGTGCCGCTCGGTGATGCCGCCAAGCGGCGGCTCGTGGTGCTCGCCGCGCAGCTGCGCCGGGCCGGGGTCCGAGTGGACCTCGCCTACGGCGGCCGCGGGCTCAAGGGTGCGATGAAGGCGGCCGACCGCTCCGGCGCGCGGCTCGCCCTCGTCCTAGGCGAGCGCGACCTGGACGCCGGGACGATCGGCGTGAAGGACCTGGCGACGGGGGAGCAGCAGTCGGTGCCCCTCGACGCGGTGGTCGACACGGTGGTCGCGGCGCTCGCCTAGATCGTGATGCAGCCGGGCCGGGCTCGCGCTCTCCGGGTGCGGTGATCAGCGGGCTGGTGCGAAACCGGTCGGATGCGGCCGTTCCTGCACCGAGTCGATGATCATTCCGGCCGGGGGGCCATGCCGCG
This window harbors:
- a CDS encoding MBL fold metallo-hydrolase gives rise to the protein MLVAGFPAGSFQTNCYVVAAGPGEACVVVDPGQDAVEPLDALLAEHRLTPVAVLLTHGHFDHTFSVAPVCDGHDVPAWIHPDDREMLADPLKGISADAAAFFGGRLELREPREVRELADGAALDLAGLTLRVDHTPGHTPGSVVFTTPTEEGVEVVLAGDTLFAGSIGRTDLPGGDHEQMLASLRDKLLTRTDDTVVLPGHGPTTTVGRERASNPFLQGLEAPARGRGL
- the hisS gene encoding histidine--tRNA ligase, producing MTPFAAPKGIPEYYPPESAGFAHVRATLEAAADRAGYGLLELPVFEDTALYARGVGESTDVVSKEMYTFADRGDRSVTLRPEGTAGVVRAVIEHGLDRHGLPVKLRYSGPFFRYERPQAGRYRQLQQVGVEAIGVDDPALDAEVIAIADEGFRALGLTGYRLEITSLGDAECRPEYGRLLREFLAGLPLDEPTRARAQLNPLRVLDDKRPEVREFLTGAPLLIDHLSAASAEHHAAVKQHLDDLGVPYVENPRMVRGLDYYTKTTFEFVHDGLGAQSGIGGGGRYDGLMATLGGQPLSGVGFGLGVDRTLLACRAEGVAPWSEARCEVFGVPLGDAAKRRLVVLAAQLRRAGVRVDLAYGGRGLKGAMKAADRSGARLALVLGERDLDAGTIGVKDLATGEQQSVPLDAVVDTVVAALA